A single Cucumis melo cultivar AY chromosome 4, USDA_Cmelo_AY_1.0, whole genome shotgun sequence DNA region contains:
- the LOC103503861 gene encoding probable cinnamyl alcohol dehydrogenase 6 encodes MAQTTSNHTQTVSGWAAHDSSGKITPYTFKRRENGPDDVTIEILYCGICHTDIHYAKNEWGITMYPVVPGHEMTGVITKVGNNVKKFKIGDKVGVGCIAATCLNCEFCQDSQENYCENLQFTYNGIFWDGSITYGGYSKMFVSDQRYVVHIPESLPMDAAAPLLCAGITVFTPMKDLGLIDSPGKKVGVVGLGGLGHLAVKFAKAFGHHVTVISTSASKEQEAKKRLGADEFIVSKDSQQMQNYKRTLDFILDTVSAQHCIGPILELLKVNGTLSIVGAPDKPIQLPSFPLIFGKRTVKGSIIGGIQETQEMMNLCGKYNITSDIEVIKPQHINHAMERLIQNDVRYRFVIDIAQNKTDC; translated from the exons ATGGCTCAAACCACTTCCAATCACACTCAGACAGTCTCCGGTTGGGCAGCCCATGATTCTTCCGGCAAGATCACTCCGTATACTTTCAAACGGAG AGAAAACGGCCCTGACGATGTGACCATAGAGATTTTGTACTGTGGAATATGCCATACCGATATTCACTACGCTAAAAATGAATGGGGCATCACCATGTATCCTGTGGTTCCCGG GCATGAGATGACAGGGGTGATCACGAAAGTAGGAAACAACGTGAAGAAGTTCAAAATAGGAGACAAAGTGGGTGTTGGATGTATAGCCGCTACATGTTTGAACTGTGAATTCTGCCAAGATTCCCAAGAGAATTACTGTGAAAATTTACAGTTCACGTACAACGGAATCTTCTGGGATGGCAGCATAACATACGGGGGATACTCCAAAATGTTTGTTTCAGATCAAAG GTACGTTGTGCACATACCGGAGAGCCTACCAATGGACGCAGCGGCGCCGTTGCTATGTGCGGGAATAACCGTGTTTACCCCGATGAAAGACCTCGGTCTGATTGATTCGCCGGGGAAGAAAGTGGGAGTGGTGGGGCTCGGAGGGCTAGGCCATTTAGCAGTAAAATTTGCAAAGGCGTTTGGGCACCATGTGACAGTGATCAGTACCTCTGCTTCAAAGGAACAAGAAGCCAAAAAAAGACTTGGGGCTGACGAGTTCATAGTCAGTAAAGATTCTCAACAAATGCAG AATTACAAGAGGACGCTTGATTTTATATTGGACACAGTGTCAGCACAGCATTGCATTGGACCAATCTTGGAGCTGCTAAAAGTGAATGGGACATTGTCAATTGTGGGAGCTCCAGACAAGCCCATTCAATTGccttcttttcctttaatatTTG GGAAGAGGACAGTGAAGGGAAGCATAATCGGTGGAATACAAGAGACACAAGAGATGATGAATCTGTGTGGGAAGTACAACATTACAAGTGATATTGAAGTGATTAAGCCACAACACATCAACCATGCAATGGAACGCCTTATCCAAAACGATGTTCGATACCGATTTGTCATTGACATTGCCCAGAACAAAACCGATTGTTAA